In the genome of Corynebacterium glucuronolyticum DSM 44120, the window CCGCCCACGAGATTCTAGAGAAGCTCGGCGGCGATGAGACCCTGGATCTTGCACTCGAACTCGAAGAGATCGCGCTTGCAGATGACTACTTCATCGAGCGCAAGCTGTACCCGAACGTCGATTTCTACACGGGTCTTATTTACCGTGCGATGGGCTTCCCCGAGGACTTCTTCACCGTCCTCTTCGCTATCGGCCGCCTTCCCGGCTGGATTGCCCAGTACCGTGAGTTGGTGGAGGATCCCACTTCCAAGATCTACCGCCCGCGGCAGGTCTACACCGGTTACCAGAAGCGCGAATGGGTTCCCCGTTCTGAGCGCAAGTAAGTGCAGAGTCGCCCCCTCTTTTTACTCCTATGTGAAAAGAGGGGGTTTGACTACGTACGCGGTATGTCACCTAAACTGAACAGCACTTAGGACTTACAAGGAGAGATAACATTCATGACTGACCAGAAACCCGTCATTGACGTTCCCACCGGCCTCGCGCCCGAGGACATCGTCGTCGAGGATATTACCGTTGGCACGGGGGCAGAGGCCCTCGCTGGTGGCGCCGTCACCGTCCACTACGTTGGTGTGGACTTTGCCACGGGCGAAGAGTTCGACTCCTCCTGGGACCGGGGCGAAGCTATTACGTTCCCGTTGAATGGCCTCATTGCCGGCTGGCAAGAAGGCATCCCAGGGATGCGCGAGGGTGGTCGCCGTAAACTGATCATTCCTCCGGAGGCCGCTTACGGCCCCGCCGGTGGAGCACACCCGCTGGCAGGCAAGACCCTCGTCTTCGTCATCGACCTCATCGAAGTCAAAGGCTAGAGAAGCGCCCAACTAGTTGCAGGCTAGTCGCTCATAATGGGCGAACCGCTGCTCCCTCCCGACCCGGTCGGGAGCAGTGTGCAGACTTTGTAGCGTCGCCTCAATGGCAGAGAGAACGCGGGCAAGGAAGTCCGCAGGCTCGTCTTTTGCATCGGGGAATTCGGGGATAATGCCATCGATAATGCCCTCGGCAAGAAGGTCCGTGGCTTTTACACCGTGGTATTCCATCATCTCTGCGGCATGGTCAGTGTCGCGGTACAAGATGGCTGATGCACCTTCTGGGGGCAGGGGTGACAGCCAGGCGTTTTCCGCGCAGAGCACGCGGTCGCTTGGCAACATAGCGAGTGCACCGCCACCACAGCCCTGGCCGAGGATGACAGAAACAGTGGGCACATCTGCGTCGACAAGCTCACCCAACGTCCGCGCGATAGAACCGGCCATGCCCTTTTCCTCCGCCGCCCTAGTCATCTCAGCGCCATCTGTATCAATGATGGACACGAGTGGCAGGTTGAGTGCCTTAGACAGGCCAATGCCGCGCCGGGCCATGCGCAGGGCGCTCGTACCCAAGTGCTCGCTCACGGAGCGGTCCTGGCCAATGAGCATGACCGGACGCCCGGAAATCTGCGTCAGCGCCACCTTCACCGCGTCGGAACGGCGGCCATCGCCCGAACCAGAGAGCATGATGGTGTTGCGGGGGAGCATCGTCAAAAGGTCATTGACGGTTGGACGCGCGGGGTCACGCGTGGTGACGATCGCCTCCCAGGCATCCTTTGGGGTCAGACGCGAGCCATCGTAGATGACCGGATCTTCGCGTCGGTTGGCATCGGTGGAGCTGGGAGTGAGGATATCGATGAGTTGAGCAACGGTCTCGTTGAGCTGATCCACAGGAACCACACCATCGATAACCCCCACTCTCGCAAGATTCTCACCCGTCTGTACTCCCTCCGGCATCGGCATGCCCGTCACCAGCTCGACGACGCGGGGACCCAAGAACCCGAGGAGCGCGTGCGGCTCCGCGAATGTGATGTGTCCCGACGATCCCCAGCTCGCCATTACACCGCCCGTCGTTGGATTGCGAAGATACACCAAGAACGGCAGCTTCTCGTCTTTGTGCCGATACACCGCCGTCGTGATCGAAATCATGAGGGTGAACGCCTTTGTGCCCTCCTGCATGCGAGTACCACCCGAGGATGGGGAGATGATAAGCGGAAGGCGACGCTCCGTGGCGCGGTGGATGCCCTCGATGATGCGGGTTGCTGTTGCCGCACCGATGGAGCCACCGAGGAATGCAAACTCGCTGACGACGTAAGCGACGGGACGCCCACCGATCGTGCCTTCGCCGGTAATCACCGCCTCGTCTACCCCCGAACGGTCTCGAGCCCGGGCAAGTGAAGCCGCGTAATCCTCCGAAATGTTCCCGTACTCGGGTGGAGTATCCCAGGAAATATTGCTGTCCGCATCCAAGACGATGCGTAAAAATTCATGTGCCGATGTGTGTGCCATAGGGCAACGGTAGTCAAAAATGTGAGTAAAGATGCCCTAAACCCCTCAAAATAGTGTTGAATGGGGGTATGACTAACCCCTCTCAGTACGTGACCTTCAATGACGGAAACACCATCCCGCAGCTCGGATTTGGCACATGGAAACTCCGCGGCGATGACTGCTACACCGCAGTACGCACGGCCATCGACACCGGTTACCGGCACATAGACACCGCCAGGATTTATGACAACGAGGAACCCGTTGGACGCGCCGTAGCCGATGCCATCGCAGCAGGGGATGTCGAGCGCGAGGACCTGTTTATCACCACCAAGCTGTGGAACGACGACCACGACAAGGCGCCGGAGGCCTTCGAGGCATCCCTTACTCGTTTGGGGCTTGATTATGTGGATGCCTACCTCATCCACTGGCCGTTCCCCGCACAGAACGCATATGTCAGGGCGTGGGAAGATCTCATCCGCATCCAGGGCGTTGGGCGAGTGCGTAGCATTGGCGTAGCCAACTTCTACGAGGAAACGCTCGACGAGCTGCTTGAAAAGACGGGTGTCGTGCCCGTCATGAACCAGGTGGAGCTGCACCCTGGCTTCTCCCAGGCTTCGTTGCGCGCCTACCACGACGAACACGAGATCCTCACGGAGGCATGGTCTCCGCTGGGGCGCGGCGATAGCCTCAACGAGCAGGCCGTCACGCGTGTCGCCGAGGAAGTAGGTGCGACACCGGCGCAGGTTGTTATTGCGTGGCACCTGGCGTTGGGCAACATCGTCATCCCCAAATCGGGTACGAAGGCCCGCATTGAGGAGAATTTTGCTGCGCTGGACGTGGCCCTCACTGATGCCCAGATCGAGGCTATCACCGCACTCGATGCGGACGGAGGACGCTCCTACAATGACCCGCGCGAGTGGCCTGAGCTGGAAAGCTAGCCGGTGAAGGAGAACCTATCGCTGACGATCGACGGCCCCCTTGCGGATATTTGCTTGGACCGTCCGGCGAAAAGGAACGCGCTGACGACGGAGATGGTTACTGCCATCGCGGAGTTCGTCGGCGCGCTTCCCGCTGATGTGCGCGTGATCTTGCTGCGCGGCGAGGGGCCGGCTTTTTGCGGGGGTGCGGATCTGCGCGTTGCCGCCGCCTCCGAGGAATTCCACGCGGGCTTGTTCTCCATGCTGGATGCGCTCGTGAGCAACTCCCGGCCCGTCGTCGCCTATGCGCACGGCCCGGCCGTTGGTGCAGGTATGGAGCTCCTCCTCGCCAGCGATATTGTCATCATGGCACCCGATGCTTGGTGCGAACTCCCACCGGCGCGCCTCGGTTTCGCCCTCGACAATTGGTCCATCCGTCGGCTCGCCGACATCGTCGGGTTGGGCCACGCCCGCGCCATTCTGCTCGCCAGCCAGCGCGTGTCCGCCCAGCGCGCGATGGACATAGGCCTCGCTCACAACCTCGGTGACTGCGACACCGCCCGCGAGCTGTGCGCGCGCATCGCCTCCTTCCCCCCAAGGGGAATTGCCCAACTCAAGGCGGTGCTCAACGACGGCGGCTACACACATAAACTATCGCCTGAACACCAACAGCTTTTCGACGCGGCTTGGGCAGCAGCCCGCGCACCCTGGTAAACTTCCACTACTTCAACGCGGGTGTGCCCCATACGCGCACCCTCCCAATGTGGAAAGGGCGGTGCCTCGTGGATCATAGCGTCATCACCAGCGAAATCCTGTCAGTAATGTGGATCATGATCGCAGGACTCCTTAGCCCTCTGCTGAGTTTTGCCACCGGCAAGCGTGTCCCCGGCGTGGTGTTCATGCTTGTGCTTGGCGTGTTTATCGGGCCCCATGTTCTTGGGCTTGCTGAAGCCGAGGGTGCTGTCAGCCTTCTGCGCGAATTGGGGCTCGGCATGCTGTTCCTCCTCGCCGGCTGGGAGATCGACATGCAAGCTATGCGAGGCCGGTCGGGACGCGTCGCCATCGGGACCTGGGCAGCATCCATCACCGTTGCGTTTCTCGCCGCCTGGCTTATCTTCGACCGCGCCGATGTGTTGCAGGCTATCGTCTTGGCCATCGCGGTGTCATCCACGGCGATGGGCACACTCCTGCCGATCACAAAAGACAACGGCATCGATCATCGTCCCGTCGGTCGCGCCGTCATGCAGCACGGCGCGGTGGGCGAGCTCGGCCCGATCCTCGCAATGGCCCTCTTGCTTTCCACCCGTGCGACGTGGTTGACGCTCACGATCCTCGTATTGTTTTTCGTCGGTGCGATCATCATCGCGTTCGTTCCGCGCACGGTTCGCGCCCTCATGCCCTGGGTGGAACGAGCGCTTCTCGACGGCCATTCGCAGACATCCCAGACAGTCTTGAGGTCAGTGATGGTTTTGCTTACCGCCCTGATGGCACTGGCCGCCGTCTTCGAACTAGACATCGTTCTCGGTGCGTTCGCTGCGGGTATCATCCTCAAAGCACTGGTCCCGAAGAAATTCCAAGCGACAATGAACGCGCGCCTCGATGCCGTGGGCTACGGGTTCCTCATCCCCATCTTCTTTGTCACCTCCGGGATGAGTATCGACCCCATGGTCATCTTCAATCACCCTTGGATGTTTGCGGCCATTGTCATCGTCATTTTTATTGCCCGTGGCCTGCCGATCTTCCTCTCGGAGCAGCTCCTGCCCACCCACTCTGGGATCGAGAATGTAAACGAACGATTGCAG includes:
- a CDS encoding FKBP-type peptidyl-prolyl cis-trans isomerase, whose amino-acid sequence is MTDQKPVIDVPTGLAPEDIVVEDITVGTGAEALAGGAVTVHYVGVDFATGEEFDSSWDRGEAITFPLNGLIAGWQEGIPGMREGGRRKLIIPPEAAYGPAGGAHPLAGKTLVFVIDLIEVKG
- a CDS encoding carboxyl transferase domain-containing protein; this translates as MAHTSAHEFLRIVLDADSNISWDTPPEYGNISEDYAASLARARDRSGVDEAVITGEGTIGGRPVAYVVSEFAFLGGSIGAATATRIIEGIHRATERRLPLIISPSSGGTRMQEGTKAFTLMISITTAVYRHKDEKLPFLVYLRNPTTGGVMASWGSSGHITFAEPHALLGFLGPRVVELVTGMPMPEGVQTGENLARVGVIDGVVPVDQLNETVAQLIDILTPSSTDANRREDPVIYDGSRLTPKDAWEAIVTTRDPARPTVNDLLTMLPRNTIMLSGSGDGRRSDAVKVALTQISGRPVMLIGQDRSVSEHLGTSALRMARRGIGLSKALNLPLVSIIDTDGAEMTRAAEEKGMAGSIARTLGELVDADVPTVSVILGQGCGGGALAMLPSDRVLCAENAWLSPLPPEGASAILYRDTDHAAEMMEYHGVKATDLLAEGIIDGIIPEFPDAKDEPADFLARVLSAIEATLQSLHTAPDRVGREQRFAHYERLACN
- a CDS encoding aldo/keto reductase, which codes for MTNPSQYVTFNDGNTIPQLGFGTWKLRGDDCYTAVRTAIDTGYRHIDTARIYDNEEPVGRAVADAIAAGDVEREDLFITTKLWNDDHDKAPEAFEASLTRLGLDYVDAYLIHWPFPAQNAYVRAWEDLIRIQGVGRVRSIGVANFYEETLDELLEKTGVVPVMNQVELHPGFSQASLRAYHDEHEILTEAWSPLGRGDSLNEQAVTRVAEEVGATPAQVVIAWHLALGNIVIPKSGTKARIEENFAALDVALTDAQIEAITALDADGGRSYNDPREWPELES
- a CDS encoding enoyl-CoA hydratase-related protein, which encodes MKENLSLTIDGPLADICLDRPAKRNALTTEMVTAIAEFVGALPADVRVILLRGEGPAFCGGADLRVAAASEEFHAGLFSMLDALVSNSRPVVAYAHGPAVGAGMELLLASDIVIMAPDAWCELPPARLGFALDNWSIRRLADIVGLGHARAILLASQRVSAQRAMDIGLAHNLGDCDTARELCARIASFPPRGIAQLKAVLNDGGYTHKLSPEHQQLFDAAWAAARAPW
- a CDS encoding cation:proton antiporter — encoded protein: MWKGRCLVDHSVITSEILSVMWIMIAGLLSPLLSFATGKRVPGVVFMLVLGVFIGPHVLGLAEAEGAVSLLRELGLGMLFLLAGWEIDMQAMRGRSGRVAIGTWAASITVAFLAAWLIFDRADVLQAIVLAIAVSSTAMGTLLPITKDNGIDHRPVGRAVMQHGAVGELGPILAMALLLSTRATWLTLTILVLFFVGAIIIAFVPRTVRALMPWVERALLDGHSQTSQTVLRSVMVLLTALMALAAVFELDIVLGAFAAGIILKALVPKKFQATMNARLDAVGYGFLIPIFFVTSGMSIDPMVIFNHPWMFAAIVIVIFIARGLPIFLSEQLLPTHSGIENVNERLQLGLYGATALPIIVAVTDIAQTRELITSDAANLLVCGGAATVLLFPMLASTLERYNPLAEDSGTPEPNYAWIRVAVPPSDVRTAAQKEKDSGHLEEGTKLGELKTDEQIKTEPKKSRG